One window from the genome of Bdellovibrio sp. NC01 encodes:
- a CDS encoding FG-GAP-like repeat-containing protein, producing the protein MEQILQPIGIAFQDLKVRFEKLDPRIPVAVILFIYLLLGLTVLGFNRSPLQAITTTVSCVVLEMVLTRIFKGEWMFPLSALITSFSLSFLLNYSHDLFLLFVPVFFAIGFKYLITFKGKHALNPAMVGVSMSLLFSHDLITAAPAYQWNGIGAMSIFVLMLGLMFVIPKVNRQWLVISFLFFFTIQTALRAFIMRHHLPFETLFLGTLSSPSFLIFTFFMITDPATTPKDRKTQIWVGFWLATIDLALHLRQSYYTFFYSALIVGSFRFGLNHFRAARAMGFGNYFKVNFIESGYFKRPLVLGAIFFSGSFVYAQFIHPNLSIENLNWHLEKVESKHSGLNAEKYGGLYEDLDPRIQHVAKWILSVGDAVAVADVDNDGRQDIFLTNMVKEKSERAALYRNVGDFKFERIPLPMLDSFIADPKVNGVISNAIFADYDNDGDQDLLLTVGFGHPILLKNMLQETGKLSFVDVSKEVGLDKLYTNSLAATFADFNKDGLLDILILNVWPENLPDYQTPHQLNLFHLPQAEYEGDQRPFNFMHDSWHMSNNGGKNLLLLQTPDHKFALQDSDKWGLPETRWSLAVGIADFNKDGWPDIYIANDFGPDDLYYNHEGKYFENIKGDIFGSIGKDTYKGMNVSVGDFDRTGWLGVYVSNVHHAFQAEGSLLWMFSKGQSAFYPEVTEMATAKGALNEDRFGWGGVAADFDNDGWVDLGQANGMVDDKIDRKFESCPDYWYVNEKVARSPPAIHRYANKWGDLRGYCIYGNEQNRIYLNRGPSQKPQFVDVASAVGVTELTNSRGVAAADFENTGRMDVIFTHQFGEPTLYKNVYKGTAADANAWIGLDLSSANPQCNAEALGTRVELFVEKENGEKFTLFQETQAVSGFSAQSDKRVHFGLGHGVKKVSAKINWCLMHEEVFEDLKVNEYTKLTWKK; encoded by the coding sequence ATGGAACAAATCTTACAGCCTATTGGCATTGCTTTTCAGGATCTTAAAGTTCGCTTTGAAAAATTGGACCCACGTATTCCTGTGGCCGTCATCTTGTTTATTTATTTGTTACTAGGTTTGACAGTTCTGGGCTTTAATCGCTCGCCACTTCAAGCCATCACGACAACAGTGTCTTGCGTAGTTTTGGAAATGGTTCTGACAAGAATTTTCAAAGGGGAGTGGATGTTCCCACTCAGCGCTTTGATCACAAGTTTTTCTTTGTCGTTTCTGTTGAACTATAGTCACGATTTGTTTTTGCTGTTTGTGCCGGTCTTCTTTGCGATTGGTTTTAAGTATTTGATTACCTTTAAAGGTAAGCATGCGCTGAATCCTGCAATGGTGGGTGTCAGCATGTCGTTGTTGTTTTCTCATGATTTGATTACGGCGGCACCGGCCTATCAATGGAACGGTATTGGCGCGATGTCGATCTTCGTTTTGATGTTAGGCTTAATGTTCGTTATCCCTAAAGTGAATAGACAGTGGTTGGTGATTTCGTTCTTATTCTTTTTCACGATTCAAACGGCATTGCGTGCGTTCATCATGCGCCACCATTTACCATTTGAAACTTTGTTCTTAGGGACGTTGTCGTCACCTTCGTTTTTGATCTTTACGTTCTTCATGATCACAGATCCGGCAACGACACCGAAGGATCGTAAGACACAAATTTGGGTTGGCTTCTGGCTTGCGACGATTGATTTGGCGCTGCACTTACGTCAAAGCTATTACACGTTTTTCTATTCAGCATTGATTGTTGGTTCGTTCCGTTTCGGCCTAAATCATTTCCGTGCGGCGCGTGCGATGGGCTTCGGGAACTATTTTAAAGTCAACTTCATTGAAAGCGGTTATTTCAAGCGTCCGCTTGTTTTGGGAGCGATATTCTTTTCAGGCAGTTTCGTTTACGCGCAGTTCATTCACCCGAACTTGTCCATTGAAAACCTAAACTGGCACCTGGAAAAGGTCGAATCGAAACATTCAGGTCTGAACGCAGAAAAGTACGGTGGCCTGTATGAGGATCTTGATCCACGCATCCAACACGTGGCCAAGTGGATTCTTAGCGTTGGTGATGCTGTTGCCGTTGCTGATGTCGACAATGATGGTCGTCAGGATATTTTCTTAACGAACATGGTCAAAGAAAAATCAGAGCGCGCGGCTTTGTATCGCAATGTGGGTGACTTTAAATTTGAGCGTATTCCCTTGCCAATGCTTGATAGTTTCATCGCGGATCCTAAAGTGAACGGCGTTATCAGCAACGCGATCTTTGCAGATTATGACAATGATGGCGATCAAGACTTACTTTTGACGGTTGGTTTTGGTCATCCGATCTTGCTTAAAAATATGTTGCAAGAAACGGGCAAGCTTTCGTTTGTCGATGTTTCTAAAGAAGTGGGTCTTGATAAGCTTTATACAAACTCTTTGGCAGCGACCTTTGCTGATTTTAACAAAGATGGTTTGCTTGATATTTTAATTTTGAATGTGTGGCCTGAAAATCTTCCGGACTATCAAACTCCACATCAGTTGAATCTTTTCCATTTGCCACAGGCTGAATACGAAGGGGATCAACGTCCGTTTAATTTCATGCATGATAGCTGGCACATGTCGAACAATGGCGGCAAGAACTTGCTGTTGTTGCAAACGCCTGATCATAAGTTCGCTTTGCAAGATTCAGATAAGTGGGGCTTGCCGGAAACGCGTTGGTCGTTGGCTGTCGGTATTGCGGATTTCAATAAAGATGGTTGGCCAGATATTTATATTGCCAACGATTTTGGCCCTGATGATTTGTACTACAATCACGAAGGTAAATACTTTGAAAATATCAAAGGCGATATCTTTGGCTCGATTGGTAAGGATACTTACAAAGGTATGAATGTCTCTGTCGGGGATTTCGATCGCACAGGTTGGTTGGGAGTCTACGTTTCAAACGTGCACCATGCTTTCCAGGCAGAGGGCAGTTTGTTGTGGATGTTCTCTAAAGGACAAAGCGCATTCTATCCTGAAGTGACAGAGATGGCGACAGCGAAGGGCGCGTTGAATGAAGACCGCTTCGGTTGGGGTGGTGTCGCCGCTGACTTCGATAATGACGGTTGGGTGGATCTTGGCCAAGCAAATGGGATGGTCGATGATAAAATCGATAGAAAATTCGAATCGTGTCCTGATTATTGGTATGTGAATGAAAAAGTGGCTCGCTCGCCACCAGCAATCCATCGTTATGCAAATAAATGGGGTGATCTTCGTGGTTATTGCATTTATGGAAACGAGCAAAATCGTATTTACCTAAATCGTGGTCCATCACAAAAACCACAATTCGTTGACGTGGCGTCTGCTGTGGGTGTCACAGAGTTGACGAATTCGCGTGGTGTTGCTGCTGCCGATTTTGAAAATACGGGTCGTATGGATGTTATCTTCACACACCAGTTCGGCGAACCGACATTGTATAAAAACGTTTACAAAGGCACAGCAGCCGATGCGAATGCATGGATCGGTTTAGATTTGTCGAGTGCAAACCCGCAATGTAATGCAGAGGCCTTAGGAACACGAGTTGAACTTTTCGTTGAAAAAGAAAATGGCGAAAAATTCACTCTATTCCAAGAGACGCAAGCGGTGAGTGGCTTTTCTGCACAAAGTGATAAGCGTGTGCACTTTGGTTTGGGCCATGGTGTGAAGAAAGTTTCAGCGAAAATTAATTGGTGCCTTATGCACGAGGAAGTTTTCGAAGACTTGAAAGTAAATGAGTACACGAAGTTAACATGGAAAAAATAA
- a CDS encoding fatty acid desaturase, with translation MAISTALLYEGLVTPVGWWSLALIPASCLFFYICFTINHNQLHLGMFRATPLNIAANILLSLCTGVPVTMIYLPHVQNHHPNPCNGKDWAGAHLVDGHQGLWRALIYIAKAQIAPMKMRPRSLFAGLNTYRKSSLCLEALALGIYIAYALYAHPVSFLLHNLLPWFLSMNALILMNFALHDGCDYDSKLDHSLTFTTKIGNYFLLNNGYHLAHHEQPKMHWSKLPHYHNETVKPRARTEFEKVSILKHLRLMYFFIPKVAKNEVVAKKT, from the coding sequence ATGGCCATCAGTACCGCTTTATTGTACGAAGGCCTTGTGACACCAGTTGGTTGGTGGAGTTTGGCGTTGATCCCGGCATCGTGCCTCTTTTTTTACATCTGCTTCACCATCAATCACAACCAATTGCATTTGGGGATGTTTCGCGCGACACCGCTGAATATCGCGGCAAATATTCTGCTATCCCTGTGCACCGGAGTCCCCGTCACGATGATTTACTTGCCGCACGTGCAAAATCATCATCCCAACCCCTGCAACGGCAAAGACTGGGCAGGAGCACATTTGGTGGATGGTCACCAAGGACTTTGGCGCGCCTTGATTTACATCGCAAAAGCACAAATCGCCCCGATGAAAATGCGTCCACGCTCACTTTTTGCGGGTTTAAATACTTATCGTAAATCATCACTATGCCTTGAAGCCCTCGCACTGGGCATCTACATCGCCTATGCGCTTTACGCGCATCCTGTTTCGTTTTTACTGCACAATTTACTGCCGTGGTTTTTAAGTATGAATGCATTGATTCTAATGAACTTCGCTTTGCATGACGGTTGTGATTACGATTCAAAGCTGGATCACTCTCTGACTTTCACGACAAAAATTGGTAATTATTTTTTACTGAACAACGGCTATCATCTTGCGCATCACGAACAGCCAAAGATGCACTGGTCAAAGCTTCCGCACTATCACAACGAAACGGTGAAGCCGAGGGCCCGCACCGAGTTTGAAAAAGTATCGATCCTTAAACACTTACGACTTATGTACTTTTTTATTCCAAAGGTAGCGAAGAACGAAGTAGTCGCCAAAAAGACTTAG
- a CDS encoding carboxymuconolactone decarboxylase family protein, translating to MPHIKLDNQFPGIVGLMEYRPETGRALRGLAHALLVEDSSLSRAERELIASYVSWLNECQFCCRSHSAVASALLDGDKSIVEQVKRDYKTADISDKMKALLEIAGQVQKKALGVSPEMMAKARAAGASDACIHDAVLVASAFCMFNRYVDGLATFAPAEEHAYDMMAVRLKNEGYLKV from the coding sequence ATGCCACATATTAAACTTGATAACCAATTTCCTGGCATCGTGGGCTTGATGGAGTATCGCCCAGAAACAGGAAGAGCCTTGCGTGGACTTGCACATGCATTGTTGGTGGAAGATTCTTCACTGTCGCGTGCAGAGCGCGAATTGATCGCAAGTTACGTATCATGGTTGAATGAATGTCAGTTCTGCTGTCGTTCCCATTCTGCAGTTGCATCAGCTTTGTTGGATGGCGATAAGTCTATCGTGGAACAAGTAAAGCGTGATTATAAAACAGCTGATATCTCTGATAAAATGAAAGCACTTTTAGAAATCGCAGGACAAGTTCAGAAGAAAGCTTTAGGTGTTTCACCAGAAATGATGGCGAAAGCTCGCGCGGCGGGTGCTTCAGACGCCTGCATTCATGATGCGGTTTTGGTGGCATCAGCCTTTTGTATGTTCAATCGTTATGTGGATGGTCTAGCGACTTTTGCTCCCGCAGAAGAACATGCCTATGACATGATGGCGGTTCGTCTTAAAAATGAAGGCTACTTGAAGGTTTAA
- a CDS encoding fatty acid desaturase, translated as MLKEDFKATVVKYHAYKSNTTLAIWTLSRVIALTAMSVVLSLSSMTLVWLVGQCLFAIAVLQWFVLLHDFGHNVFFKSGTANWIWGHVASIFCLVPFTPWKFIHAQHHTWTGWQDKDPTMESTLPQNGNNSRRKVARFAWRWWIPVLAISFSVKNFWNMPRLFRLFPRTKERWQFVFSFLVMQLTFWVIFPHTPHIWKIWTVGYLLFLVIADPLLISQHSHVPQKIAGSEEVRPVPVYEQDQFTRTLFFPPFVSKYILLSFDAHGPHHIWPKIPCYFLPMVKVRSANDADWYSWLKEAKALPADQILFSNREETGWNI; from the coding sequence ATGTTGAAGGAAGATTTCAAAGCCACAGTGGTGAAGTATCATGCTTATAAAAGCAATACGACGTTAGCTATTTGGACGCTTTCGCGTGTGATTGCTTTGACTGCTATGTCTGTGGTGTTGTCACTTTCTTCAATGACGCTGGTATGGCTAGTGGGGCAGTGTTTGTTTGCGATCGCCGTGTTGCAGTGGTTCGTGTTACTTCACGATTTTGGGCACAATGTGTTTTTCAAGTCGGGAACTGCAAACTGGATTTGGGGGCATGTGGCTTCCATTTTCTGTTTGGTGCCGTTTACTCCGTGGAAATTCATTCATGCGCAACATCACACCTGGACGGGGTGGCAAGATAAAGATCCAACAATGGAATCAACTCTTCCACAGAATGGGAATAATTCACGTCGTAAAGTTGCGCGCTTTGCTTGGCGTTGGTGGATTCCAGTTTTAGCGATTTCTTTTTCAGTTAAGAACTTTTGGAATATGCCGCGACTGTTTCGATTATTTCCTCGCACAAAAGAACGCTGGCAGTTCGTATTTAGTTTTTTGGTTATGCAGCTGACCTTCTGGGTGATCTTTCCGCACACGCCACATATCTGGAAGATTTGGACTGTAGGATATTTATTGTTCTTAGTTATCGCGGATCCATTGTTGATCAGTCAGCACAGCCACGTTCCCCAAAAGATCGCGGGCAGTGAAGAAGTGCGTCCCGTGCCGGTGTATGAGCAAGATCAGTTCACGCGCACATTGTTTTTCCCACCGTTTGTATCGAAGTATATTCTATTAAGCTTCGATGCCCATGGTCCGCACCATATTTGGCCAAAAATTCCGTGTTATTTCCTACCGATGGTGAAAGTGCGCTCTGCCAATGATGCCGATTGGTATTCATGGTTGAAAGAGGCAAAAGCGCTGCCAGCAGATCAAATTTTATTTTCTAATCGCGAGGAAACTGGATGGAATATTTAA
- a CDS encoding heme-binding protein, producing the protein MLSLFLTLSLAHAADKAPPSMTLEHAKKMMSAAEAYAKGKKVPCSIAVADDTGYPVMMEKMDNVMMASTSLAPEKAKTAVIFKKNTADIEKMINDGRTAMVTAGNWTLMQGGLVILHDGKVIGAIAASCDVKDQDIPVAQAGLDAFKP; encoded by the coding sequence ATGCTTTCACTTTTTTTAACTCTGTCACTGGCTCACGCTGCTGATAAAGCTCCACCTTCGATGACGTTAGAGCATGCAAAGAAAATGATGAGCGCCGCCGAAGCTTACGCCAAGGGTAAAAAGGTTCCTTGTTCCATCGCGGTTGCGGACGACACGGGGTATCCGGTAATGATGGAAAAAATGGATAATGTCATGATGGCTAGTACGTCGCTCGCGCCCGAGAAAGCGAAAACGGCTGTGATCTTTAAAAAGAACACGGCAGATATTGAAAAAATGATTAATGACGGGCGCACGGCGATGGTGACTGCAGGAAATTGGACGCTCATGCAGGGTGGACTTGTGATCTTGCACGACGGGAAAGTGATTGGGGCCATTGCTGCCAGTTGTGACGTAAAAGATCAGGACATTCCAGTTGCTCAGGCGGGGCTGGATGCATTTAAACCCTAG
- a CDS encoding DUF1428 domain-containing protein has product MAYVDGFVIPLPKSKLTQYKAIAKKAGKIWREHGALNYVECISEDPKVMAGIPFPKLAKTKPNEVVVFSWITYKSKADRNRINKKVMNDPRLAKEMGDPKNMPFNPMRMSYGGFKVLVEL; this is encoded by the coding sequence ATGGCTTATGTCGATGGCTTCGTTATTCCACTTCCAAAAAGTAAATTGACTCAATACAAAGCTATCGCAAAAAAGGCTGGCAAGATTTGGCGCGAACACGGGGCTCTTAATTACGTGGAATGCATCAGCGAAGACCCTAAGGTCATGGCCGGAATTCCCTTTCCCAAATTGGCAAAGACGAAGCCCAATGAAGTCGTTGTCTTTTCATGGATTACTTACAAGTCGAAAGCGGATCGCAACAGAATCAATAAAAAAGTGATGAACGATCCGCGCTTAGCAAAAGAGATGGGAGACCCAAAGAACATGCCGTTCAATCCGATGCGCATGTCCTATGGTGGTTTCAAAGTTCTGGTCGAACTTTAG
- a CDS encoding manganese efflux pump — MAMFIEVLIMGLILCADSFSAAIAMGSRPFTRKDAIKFGLSSGGAEAIATFVGYWAGANVISLISSIDHWVAFGLLAIVAIHMAIEGIQELRGHGGDEAEEKVEFHSFAKVLLVSFATSLDAFGVGVSLGIAHKPITPFIISIGLWAFAATIVGLYLSRKLSDKFGPIFTLIAAGVLGYMSIQMLSI, encoded by the coding sequence ATGGCAATGTTTATCGAAGTGCTCATCATGGGTTTGATTTTGTGCGCGGATTCTTTTTCAGCAGCGATTGCAATGGGCAGTCGTCCGTTCACGCGCAAAGACGCAATTAAGTTCGGTCTATCGTCAGGGGGCGCTGAAGCTATTGCAACATTTGTTGGTTACTGGGCGGGTGCGAACGTTATCAGTCTTATTTCTTCAATCGATCACTGGGTTGCATTCGGTTTGCTTGCAATTGTTGCGATTCACATGGCGATCGAAGGCATTCAAGAATTGCGCGGTCACGGCGGTGATGAAGCAGAAGAAAAGGTAGAGTTCCATTCCTTCGCAAAAGTTTTGTTGGTTTCTTTTGCAACAAGTCTTGATGCCTTTGGTGTTGGTGTGAGCTTAGGTATCGCACACAAACCGATTACGCCATTTATCATTTCAATCGGTCTGTGGGCGTTTGCTGCAACGATCGTAGGTTTGTATCTTTCAAGAAAGCTTTCAGACAAGTTCGGTCCAATTTTCACTCTGATTGCAGCAGGTGTATTGGGTTACATGTCGATCCAAATGCTTTCGATTTAG
- a CDS encoding fatty acid desaturase family protein encodes MSQSFEKLLTADQKEVVRKNLRELSVLDQRKSVGAFALDWILILATIVISEKFFSPALYLLAVLFIGTRQHAIAILSHDAAHYRILTNRKANVWMTNLLASWPLFVQLELYRLSHLQHHQYTNAPQDPDVIYQKDLWDYQFPMSAKKLLKIFAMDFLGFGMIANLKRAARYTMDAEIKQAVKKDTDQTKHGRLAFYILLAVALTVFGGWKLYLMYWMLPLFWVLPALLRLRNISEHYGLSRVNELKGSRDVLCGPIEAWIFAPHNVNLHLVHHLYPSVPFYNLRKFHEVLMTIPAYRDGCHSNNSYFLPHKDSVWKDLTATTEEDKVEVIA; translated from the coding sequence ATGTCTCAGAGTTTTGAAAAACTACTCACAGCTGACCAAAAAGAAGTTGTGCGCAAAAACTTGCGTGAACTGTCGGTCTTAGATCAGCGTAAAAGTGTCGGCGCCTTCGCACTTGATTGGATTCTGATCTTAGCAACGATCGTAATTTCGGAAAAATTCTTTAGCCCAGCACTTTATCTTTTAGCCGTGTTATTCATCGGGACTCGCCAACATGCGATCGCGATCCTTTCCCACGATGCGGCCCACTATCGCATTCTGACAAATCGTAAAGCCAATGTGTGGATGACAAACCTTCTGGCGTCATGGCCACTGTTCGTGCAACTGGAGTTATATCGTTTAAGTCATCTGCAACATCACCAATATACAAATGCGCCCCAAGATCCAGATGTGATCTATCAAAAAGATTTGTGGGATTATCAATTCCCAATGTCTGCTAAAAAACTTCTTAAAATTTTCGCGATGGATTTCTTGGGCTTCGGCATGATCGCGAATCTAAAACGCGCTGCCCGCTATACGATGGATGCAGAAATTAAACAGGCGGTAAAAAAAGATACGGACCAAACCAAGCATGGACGTTTGGCATTTTATATTCTGCTTGCCGTTGCTCTGACAGTCTTTGGCGGATGGAAACTGTACTTGATGTACTGGATGCTTCCGTTGTTCTGGGTATTGCCGGCATTGCTGCGTTTGAGAAATATCAGCGAACATTATGGTCTTTCGCGCGTGAATGAATTGAAAGGCTCGCGTGATGTTTTGTGCGGACCGATTGAAGCGTGGATTTTTGCACCTCACAACGTGAATCTGCATTTGGTGCATCACCTTTATCCATCAGTGCCGTTTTATAACTTAAGAAAATTCCACGAAGTGTTAATGACAATTCCAGCATATCGTGATGGATGCCACAGCAATAATAGCTATTTCTTGCCACACAAAGATTCTGTATGGAAGGATTTGACGGCGACGACTGAAGAGGACAAAGTTGAAGTTATCGCATGA
- a CDS encoding ABC transporter substrate-binding protein, translated as MILLKRLLLVVSVFMTAAASAMAKETLSLYVTPGYEHIPAYKESIDFISGVVKDAGYEVKLTEAPRKRGPTMVDNGEIDALPIRSAQDFPEAKNLINTSFPIAFTTFKVVALKKNSTFIESQLKKFQGAIVLNNFALKAEGQKRKLNIIEINNEYVDLLKMLQAGRVDYVIMPQEFIHSFLTSDKNLEKSLLVSKKSFVDLPLYFAINKNHKNALPKIEASFRKALRGNTDSLIYIKHSLNKHPSK; from the coding sequence ATGATTCTTCTGAAACGTCTTTTACTTGTCGTTAGTGTCTTCATGACCGCCGCTGCTTCTGCAATGGCGAAAGAGACATTATCGCTTTACGTGACTCCAGGATACGAACACATCCCCGCTTACAAAGAGTCGATCGACTTTATTTCTGGCGTCGTCAAAGATGCCGGTTATGAAGTGAAACTGACGGAAGCGCCACGCAAACGCGGACCCACAATGGTTGATAATGGCGAAATCGACGCTTTACCAATTCGAAGCGCGCAAGACTTTCCCGAAGCAAAAAATCTGATTAACACGAGCTTCCCGATTGCCTTCACTACTTTTAAAGTTGTCGCTTTGAAAAAGAATTCGACTTTTATCGAATCACAGCTTAAAAAATTCCAAGGGGCAATTGTCTTAAATAACTTTGCACTGAAAGCCGAAGGACAGAAACGCAAATTGAATATTATCGAGATCAACAACGAATACGTCGATCTACTTAAGATGTTACAAGCCGGTCGCGTTGACTATGTGATCATGCCGCAAGAATTTATTCACAGCTTTCTTACGTCGGATAAAAATCTCGAGAAGTCTTTGCTGGTCAGTAAAAAGTCGTTCGTGGATTTACCACTCTATTTTGCCATCAATAAAAATCACAAGAATGCGCTTCCTAAAATTGAAGCAAGCTTCCGCAAAGCCCTTCGCGGCAATACAGACTCGTTAATCTATATTAAGCATAGTCTTAACAAACACCCTTCAAAATAA
- a CDS encoding LysR family transcriptional regulator — protein sequence MKYRISDIQNFVETSSCTTIIQAAKKLEISQPALSESLKRLESDLRYVLFYRSRTGIQLTPSGKVFLRKAQSLMQSIQDLEVATGDQSVFAGRMITIGAHMTVAQYSIPAAIAHLKEKAPDYKIEIRHDLSRNIQAEIQRGNIDIGIVINATEVPDLIIQKLAVDTVGVWGPKSNEEFDTIICNPNLFQTQSILKKWSNKPQRIITTDSLELICKMMDEKIGYGIVPERAVKLSGFNLRQHTSLPTFKDSICLVYRPEFGKTPAEKLTIEALKLAVKS from the coding sequence ATGAAATACAGAATTAGTGATATTCAAAATTTCGTAGAAACCAGTTCGTGCACGACGATCATTCAAGCGGCGAAAAAGCTTGAAATCAGTCAGCCGGCCTTATCGGAAAGCTTAAAGCGCTTGGAAAGCGATCTGAGGTATGTGCTGTTTTACCGCTCTCGTACGGGGATTCAGTTAACTCCTTCTGGAAAAGTGTTCTTACGTAAGGCGCAGTCCTTGATGCAATCAATTCAAGATCTGGAAGTTGCAACCGGCGACCAAAGCGTCTTTGCCGGTCGTATGATTACAATTGGCGCGCACATGACCGTTGCCCAGTACTCGATTCCGGCGGCGATAGCGCATCTTAAAGAAAAAGCTCCCGATTATAAGATTGAGATTCGTCACGATCTTTCCCGTAACATTCAAGCCGAGATCCAACGCGGTAACATCGATATCGGTATCGTTATTAACGCCACAGAAGTTCCCGATTTGATTATTCAAAAACTCGCGGTGGATACTGTGGGCGTCTGGGGTCCAAAGAGCAATGAAGAGTTCGATACGATCATCTGCAATCCCAACTTATTCCAAACACAATCGATTCTGAAAAAGTGGTCGAACAAACCGCAACGAATTATCACGACGGACAGTCTTGAACTGATTTGCAAAATGATGGATGAAAAGATTGGCTATGGCATCGTTCCCGAAAGAGCGGTGAAGCTTTCAGGTTTTAATCTTCGTCAGCACACATCTTTGCCAACATTTAAAGACAGCATTTGCTTGGTCTATCGCCCTGAGTTCGGAAAAACTCCTGCAGAAAAACTAACGATTGAAGCTTTGAAACTTGCAGTGAAGTCATAA